Proteins found in one Bombus terrestris chromosome 1, iyBomTerr1.2, whole genome shotgun sequence genomic segment:
- the LOC100643023 gene encoding uncharacterized protein LOC100643023 isoform X1: MTMTSVAVAPGSLGAPPSVLTPKMYHLQQGLNPTSVSPTPGKNYDTLSKGKKSWSVRLGLSRQNQSTDDPGKVWGTISGGSGISRQMIYGDPWLYGTVRSSRPGHEPRGFMTPPPPPPPGAPVLVVCSCPEFLSGTTRKFGNCRKCGGHRLAGVPLGGTCRLPPVSSRSRPSLAGVLRSSIDDPYDLMRRNRLVEPRTRARSISPHRPLSQRDSRSQSMARNTKERKGSIEGTSSKSEWFDKEATASYEDTGRKQRANFIGVSTDEWLEESPLLADSRNQSVSTTAVRLLRIPKKVKSAKNDWSDCSVVKTPEISQTKSNHQDDWKERPSSAGDSRKSILVCDVNPYLLLKKQKDEDDLSDDLSDNALEQDDARPLSSLFDPSKVKSIERIPNRSAVAAIGGQRIRVFNEPREISDDEEVAPVTRIPIPKVSPKRPPRRLKEAKQTLKSILKRGKVLETRRKNVLFNVDNVIFAPEKPSEVTRLSWSRTGRIASCGSPREQPNNDESEEGEEEEEEEEEEEEEEEPVTVSSHEQREKYNFITIPNIKDPKVDRVRPKEPRISQHVCQNPINPVEGIKVDKFVSSCDAERVASKKKENIEVQRRSEDIVPRNFTDQTVHSSRRENAKEENEERKRIEETNEIRMKKDTESQIKIEECKDRIPGIAVDEKDLILKSEENSKKSSLSRSQSERSFNRPEVSAGDVLFMDTMRLSLCRRVKESSPGSNEQTIRHKDSIESTTATIKDSDLKEETDSIKIECQSELSNAKEIEEVPAESIIKPEMEPSIEIQRNFDGNGDHFRGMRPTSWSPPPGKQKHRYKISDSDAKLKIVNNTESERSSPLLKTTWSTSNSYGSSKIEIGSPTMENNVYKITVSPRASPLVHRLQIGPGTNGSRRTSILINGDTTPTAETSPDNKVTISVGGEDSVYNPTVISVNSENLPRIKSSSENRTLVILDNYKSNIVVESVKENDKEDIKSKPLNATESESIEQTEYSRRNNETSSENRIASSVLETSRDSEKQMRSNIESKTSATEKSGKFYITNERATRTEQTTQQKDAENSSKLLGLSKEALISKLLEDSLRKARKNGEILDEDSGEAILKILKQSLLKSKEYESSESTLEANYSRASSLNSDGDFISTNLFLEENPYEVIKEPIYEEIPDEPPPLPLSPPPTEDYIKDRIYFGDIDYYRKSNCDQFLGSYLTDNVFKKSEDVAETYLSKSPEDFFKKISTSPEEENISSKFELLNYLMDSKDQTTSIEEEDDDDDEDEEDTEGDLEALYEQKETSLGDLSSKSSQISNVSDSSEECNIILTSSSETSKVRAVDIERTDSGVGSESSQASSTRGVPRRWRAGNVSSGPGSLLSGIPQVISGDSKHCEDCEQRLDPLITDSGVVYAPFVCRKCSKKRVERKEIITEIVETEQKYGRDLQIILEEFHRPMLRAGLLTSEQLAAIFLNVEELLEHNLVLAEKLKDAVEFAQESGDEDLLTVDVGKIFLESERMLHAFESYCTRQGSASLLLQNLEKEKELLRIFLKVSQMENTVLRRMNLNSFLMVPVQRVTKYPLLLARLLKATPSVRPDIQEAKERLKQAQATIELHLEHMNAEAKDVTSTKLWRRISIIQNGRRPIGEQDMVNIKLRKMAVEVLEWAHEEAKFVLEGRLLVAQPTDNNWRRGRTVKLAPVTAMLVTNGKPNAEDLEFNDDSLFPRHIGIKEATLLLVKEKLGRYSLLREPLYLDKCIVCCETDLEDYFEIQELSSKETFIFKAEDGARTKRWCRTLQTHAQSLGAWRKRRGALPNIMICGVARN, from the exons AATTACGACACGCTGAGCAAAGGGAAGAAATCGTGGAGTGTGAGACTGGGTCTGTCGCGACAGAATCAAAGCACCGATGATCCTGGCAAAGTGTGGGGAACGATAAGCGGCGGCAGCGGAATATCGCGTCAAATGATCTACGGGGATCCATGGCTCTATGGTACGGTTCGGTCTTCGAGACCTGGACACGAGCCACGAGGCTTCATGACACCACCGCCTCCGCCGCCACCGGGAGCACCAGTATTGGTAGTATGTTCCTGTCCGGAATTTCTCAGTGGAACCACCCGGAAATTCGGCAATTGCCGCAAGTGCGGTGGTCACCGATTGGCTGGTGTACCTTTAGGAGGAACATGTCGGTTACCACCGGTTTCCTCGAGGTCGAGGCCCAGCCTCGCCG GAGTGCTGAGGTCATCGATAGACGATCCGTACGACCTGATGCGTCGGAATCGGCTAGTGGAGCCGAGGACGCGAGCACGCAGTATTTCGCCGCACCGACCATTGTCTCAACGCGATTCTCGGAGCCAAAGTATGGCGCGGAACACGAAAGAGCGAAAGGGCTCGATCGAAGGTACTTCCTCGAAATCCGAATGGTTCGACAAAGAGGCGACCGCGAGCTACGAGGACACAGGACGCAAGCAACGTGCGAACTTCATTGGCGTGTCCACGGACGAATGGCTGGAGGAATCGCCACTGCTGGCAGATTCACGAAATCAATCGGTCTCGACGACCGCTGTCAGGCTGCTTCGAATTCCGAAAAAGGTGAAAAGCGCGAAGAACGATTGGTCGGATTGCTCGGTGGTGAAAACACCGGAAATCAGTCAGACGAAAAGCAACCATCAAGATGACTGGAAAGAGAGGCCGTCGAGCGCCGGTGATTCAAGAAAGAGCATCCTCGTGTGCGACGTAAATCCCTATTTGTTGTTGAAGAAACAAAAGGACGAGGACGATCTGAGCGACGACCTGTCGGACAACGCCCTCGAGCAGGATGACGCGAGACCGCTTTCCAGCCTGTTCGATCCCTCGAAAGTGAAATCGATCGAGAGGATACCGAACAGAAGCGCGGTCGCCGCGATCGGTGGCCAGAGAATAAGGGTGTTCAACGAGCCACGAGAAATCTCAGACGACGAGGAAGTTGCACCGGTCACGAGGATTCCCATACCAAAGGTTTCACCGAAGCGACCACCGAGAAGGCTGAAGGAAGCCAAACAAACGCTGAAGAGTATTCTGAAGCGGGGGAAGGTGCTCGAGACACGTAGGAAGAACGTCCTGTTCAACGTCGACAATGTTATATTCGCGCCTGAAAAACCGTCCGAAGTAACGCGACTATCGTGGAGCAGAACCGGCAGGATCGCGAGCTGCGGCTCTCCCAGAGAGCAACCGAATAATGACGAGTCGGAGGAGGgtgaggaagaggaagaggaagaggaagaagaagaagaggaggaggagccAGTAACTGTATCATCGCACGAGCAAAGAGAAAAGTATAATTTCATCACCATTCCGAATATCAAGGATCCAAAGGTGGATAGAGTTCGACCGAAGGAACCTAGAATCTCGCAGCATGTGTGCCAAAATCCTATTAACCCTGTTGAAGGAATTAAGGTAGATAAATTCGTATCCTCTTGCGATGCGGAACGTGTTGCctcgaagaaaaaagagaacatCGAGGTACAACGGCGGAGCGAAGATATCGTTCCACGAAACTTCACTGATCAAACTGTTCACTCGTCGAGACGCGAGAACGCGAAGGAAgagaacgaagaaaggaaaaggataGAGGAGACGAACGAGATCAGAATGAAGAAAGACACCGAATCGCAGATCAAGATCGAGGAATGCAAGGATCGTATTCCAGGCATCGCCGTAGACGAAAAGGACCTGATATTAAAGTCTGAGG AAAACTCCAAAAAATCATCTTTATCACGCAGCCAAAGCGAACGATCGTTTAACAGACCAGAGGTATCAGCTGGCGATGTGCTTTTTATGGACACCATGCGCCTCAGCCTGTGTAGAAGAGTGAAAGAATCGTCGCCAGGTTCGAACGAGCAAACGATTCGACATAAAGATTCGATCGAATCTACGACAGCGACGATAAAAGATTCAGACTTGAAGGAAGAGACTGATTCGATTAAAATAGAATGTCAATCGGAATTATCAAATGCAAAAGAAATCGAAGAAGTTCCTGCTGAAAGTATAATTAAGCCAGAAATGGAACCTTCGATAGAAATTCAAAGGAATTTTGATGGGAACGGTGATCATTTCCGAGGAATGAGGCCAACAAGTTGGTCTCCTCCGCCTGGAAAACAGAAACATCGTTACAAAATCAGCGATTCTGATGCGAAACTGAAAATCGTGAATAATACTGAATCGGAACGAAGCAGTCCACTGTTGAAGACCACTTGGAGCACATCGAATTCCTACGGATCGTCGAAAATCGAGATCGGATCACCGACCATGGAAAACAACGTGTATAAAATCACAGTCAGTCCCCGAGCTTCGCCTCTTGTACATCGATTGCAGATAGGCCCAGGTACTAATGGGTCGAGAAGAACGTCGATTTTAATCAACGGTGACACAACGCCTACCGCTGAAACATCGCCGGACAACAAAGTGACCATCAGCGTCGGTGGAGAAGATAGCGTTTACAACCCCACGGTGATCTCGGTAAACTCGGAAAATTTGCCACGAATAAAGAGTTCTAGCGAAAATCGAACGCTTGTGATCTTAGACAACTACAAGTCAAATATCGTGGTCGAATCTGTCAAAGAGAACGacaaagaagatataaaatcaaAACCGTTAAATGCGACTGAATCGGAATCTATCGAACAAACCGAATATTCTCGAAGAAACAACGAAACCTCGTCCGAGAATAGAATAGCGTCAAGTGTCCTAGAAACGTCAAGGGACTCTGAGAAGCAAATGAGAtcaaatatcgaaagtaaaacTTCTGCCACAGAGAAGAGTGGTAAGTTTTACataacgaacgaacgagcgacACGAACGGAACAAACAACACAGCAAAAAGATGCGGAAAATTCGTCGAAACTTTTGGGACTGTCGAAAGAGGCACTGATCTCGAAACTGCTCGAGGATTCCCTAAGGAAGGCAAGAAAAAATGGAGAGATCCTCGACGAAGACAGCGGCGAAGCTATTTTGAAAATACTGAAGCAAAGTTTGCTGAAGAGCAAGGAGTACGAGAGTTCCGAGTCGACTCTCGAGGCAAATTACTCGAGAGCATCCAGCTTAAATTCGGATGGcgattttatttcaacgaatcTCTTCCTTGAGGAGAATCCCTATGAGGTAATCAAGGAGCCCATTTACGAGGAGATTCCCGACGAACCTCCGCCTCTGCCACTGAGTCCGCCACCCACGGAGGATTACATAAAAGACAGAATATATTTCGGTGACATCGATTACTATAGAAAAAGTAATTGCGATCAGTTCCTTGGGTCCTACTTGACAGACAATGTTTTCAAAAAATCCGAGGATGTTGCTGAAACGTATTTGTCGAAGAGTCCCGAGGACTTCTTCAAGAAAATATCTACGTCGCCGGAAGAAGAGAATATCTCAAGTAAATTCGAATTGCTTAATTACCTTATGGACTCGAAGGATCAAACAACATCCATCGAGGAGGAAGATGACGACGATGATGAGGACGAAGAAGATACGGAGGGAGATCTTGAAGCGCTGTATGAGCAAAAGGAGACCAGCCTCGGCGATCTTAGTTCGAAGAGTTCGCAGATATCCAACGTTTCCGATAGCAGTGAGGAATGCAATATTATATTGACCAGCTCATCGGAAACATCAAAA gtAAGAGCCGTAGATATAGAAAGAACTGATAGCGGAGTGGGATCAGAAAGCAGTCAAGCCAGCAGCACTCGGGGCGTGCCAAGACGTTGGAGGGCAGGAAATGTCTCTTCGGGACCAGGAAGTCTCCTCAGTGGAATCCCACAAGTGATTTCCGGTGATTCAAAGCACTGCGAGGACTGCGAACAACGTTTGGATCCTTTAATAACAGACAG TGGTGTAGTGTACGCCCCTTTCGTGTGTAGAAAATGCTCTAAAAAGAGAGTAGAGCGCAAAGAAATCATTACAGAGATTGTAGAGACTGAACAAAAGTACGGAAGAGATCTACAAATTATTCTCGAAGAATTTCACAGACCTATGCTAAGGGCTGGGCTTCTCACATCCGAACAGCTTGCAGCGATTTTCCTCAACGTAGAAGAACTTCTCGAACACAACCTTGTACTCGCAGAGAAATTAAAAGATGCCGTGGAATTTGCTCAG GAATCCGGGGATGAAGATCTTCTAACGGTAGATGTAGGAAAAATCTTCCTGGAATCTGAGCGGATGTTACATGCATTTGAAAGCTATTGTACCCGTCAAGGAAGCGCAAGcttattattacagaatttagagaaggaaaaagaactATTGCGAATTTTTCTAAAGGTTTCGCAAATGGAAAACACTGTTTTACGTAGAATGAATTTGAATTCCTTCCTAATG GTTCCCGTTCAAAGAGTAACGAAATATCCTCTCCTGTTGGCTCGATTACTGAAAGCTACGCCTTCTGTACGACCAGACATACAAGAAGCAAAGGAAAGACTAAAACAAGCTCAGGCTACCATAGAGTTACATTTGGAACATATGAATGCT GAAGCAAAGGATGTAACTTCGACAAAGCTTTGGAgaagaatttcaattattcagAATGGTAGACGACCTATTGGTGAACAGGATATGGTGAATATAAAATTAAGGAAG atGGCCGTAGAAGTATTAGAATGGGCTCACGAAGAAGCAAAATTCGTATTAGAAGGACGTCTTTTAGTTGCTCAGCCAACAGATAACAATTGGAGACGCGGACGTACTGTTAAGCTTGCTCCTGTAACTGCCATGTTGGTTACTAATGGCAAG CCAAATGCAGAGGACCTTGAATTTAACGACGATTCTCTATTTCCAAGACACATTGGTATCAAGGAAGCTACGTTATTGCTAGTTAAAGAAAAACTtggacgttattcattattgcGC GAACCGTTGTATCTGGATAAGTGTATAGTATGTTGTGAAACAGACCTTGAAGATTATTTCGAAATTCAAGAATTATCATCAAAggaaacttttatatttaag GCCGAAGATGGCGCCAGAACAAAGAGGTGGTGTAGGACGTTACAAACACACGCACAATCTCTTGGTGCATGGCGTAAACGTCGTGGAGCGCTGCCAAATATCATGATATGCGGTGTCGCGAGAAATTGA
- the LOC100643023 gene encoding uncharacterized protein LOC100643023 isoform X3 yields the protein MIYGDPWLYGTVRSSRPGHEPRGFMTPPPPPPPGAPVLVVCSCPEFLSGTTRKFGNCRKCGGHRLAGVPLGGTCRLPPVSSRSRPSLAGVLRSSIDDPYDLMRRNRLVEPRTRARSISPHRPLSQRDSRSQSMARNTKERKGSIEGTSSKSEWFDKEATASYEDTGRKQRANFIGVSTDEWLEESPLLADSRNQSVSTTAVRLLRIPKKVKSAKNDWSDCSVVKTPEISQTKSNHQDDWKERPSSAGDSRKSILVCDVNPYLLLKKQKDEDDLSDDLSDNALEQDDARPLSSLFDPSKVKSIERIPNRSAVAAIGGQRIRVFNEPREISDDEEVAPVTRIPIPKVSPKRPPRRLKEAKQTLKSILKRGKVLETRRKNVLFNVDNVIFAPEKPSEVTRLSWSRTGRIASCGSPREQPNNDESEEGEEEEEEEEEEEEEEEPVTVSSHEQREKYNFITIPNIKDPKVDRVRPKEPRISQHVCQNPINPVEGIKVDKFVSSCDAERVASKKKENIEVQRRSEDIVPRNFTDQTVHSSRRENAKEENEERKRIEETNEIRMKKDTESQIKIEECKDRIPGIAVDEKDLILKSEENSKKSSLSRSQSERSFNRPEVSAGDVLFMDTMRLSLCRRVKESSPGSNEQTIRHKDSIESTTATIKDSDLKEETDSIKIECQSELSNAKEIEEVPAESIIKPEMEPSIEIQRNFDGNGDHFRGMRPTSWSPPPGKQKHRYKISDSDAKLKIVNNTESERSSPLLKTTWSTSNSYGSSKIEIGSPTMENNVYKITVSPRASPLVHRLQIGPGTNGSRRTSILINGDTTPTAETSPDNKVTISVGGEDSVYNPTVISVNSENLPRIKSSSENRTLVILDNYKSNIVVESVKENDKEDIKSKPLNATESESIEQTEYSRRNNETSSENRIASSVLETSRDSEKQMRSNIESKTSATEKSGKFYITNERATRTEQTTQQKDAENSSKLLGLSKEALISKLLEDSLRKARKNGEILDEDSGEAILKILKQSLLKSKEYESSESTLEANYSRASSLNSDGDFISTNLFLEENPYEVIKEPIYEEIPDEPPPLPLSPPPTEDYIKDRIYFGDIDYYRKSNCDQFLGSYLTDNVFKKSEDVAETYLSKSPEDFFKKISTSPEEENISSKFELLNYLMDSKDQTTSIEEEDDDDDEDEEDTEGDLEALYEQKETSLGDLSSKSSQISNVSDSSEECNIILTSSSETSKVRAVDIERTDSGVGSESSQASSTRGVPRRWRAGNVSSGPGSLLSGIPQVISGDSKHCEDCEQRLDPLITDSGVVYAPFVCRKCSKKRVERKEIITEIVETEQKYGRDLQIILEEFHRPMLRAGLLTSEQLAAIFLNVEELLEHNLVLAEKLKDAVEFAQESGDEDLLTVDVGKIFLESERMLHAFESYCTRQGSASLLLQNLEKEKELLRIFLKVSQMENTVLRRMNLNSFLMVPVQRVTKYPLLLARLLKATPSVRPDIQEAKERLKQAQATIELHLEHMNAEAKDVTSTKLWRRISIIQNGRRPIGEQDMVNIKLRKMAVEVLEWAHEEAKFVLEGRLLVAQPTDNNWRRGRTVKLAPVTAMLVTNGKPNAEDLEFNDDSLFPRHIGIKEATLLLVKEKLGRYSLLREPLYLDKCIVCCETDLEDYFEIQELSSKETFIFKAEDGARTKRWCRTLQTHAQSLGAWRKRRGALPNIMICGVARN from the exons ATGATCTACGGGGATCCATGGCTCTATGGTACGGTTCGGTCTTCGAGACCTGGACACGAGCCACGAGGCTTCATGACACCACCGCCTCCGCCGCCACCGGGAGCACCAGTATTGGTAGTATGTTCCTGTCCGGAATTTCTCAGTGGAACCACCCGGAAATTCGGCAATTGCCGCAAGTGCGGTGGTCACCGATTGGCTGGTGTACCTTTAGGAGGAACATGTCGGTTACCACCGGTTTCCTCGAGGTCGAGGCCCAGCCTCGCCG GAGTGCTGAGGTCATCGATAGACGATCCGTACGACCTGATGCGTCGGAATCGGCTAGTGGAGCCGAGGACGCGAGCACGCAGTATTTCGCCGCACCGACCATTGTCTCAACGCGATTCTCGGAGCCAAAGTATGGCGCGGAACACGAAAGAGCGAAAGGGCTCGATCGAAGGTACTTCCTCGAAATCCGAATGGTTCGACAAAGAGGCGACCGCGAGCTACGAGGACACAGGACGCAAGCAACGTGCGAACTTCATTGGCGTGTCCACGGACGAATGGCTGGAGGAATCGCCACTGCTGGCAGATTCACGAAATCAATCGGTCTCGACGACCGCTGTCAGGCTGCTTCGAATTCCGAAAAAGGTGAAAAGCGCGAAGAACGATTGGTCGGATTGCTCGGTGGTGAAAACACCGGAAATCAGTCAGACGAAAAGCAACCATCAAGATGACTGGAAAGAGAGGCCGTCGAGCGCCGGTGATTCAAGAAAGAGCATCCTCGTGTGCGACGTAAATCCCTATTTGTTGTTGAAGAAACAAAAGGACGAGGACGATCTGAGCGACGACCTGTCGGACAACGCCCTCGAGCAGGATGACGCGAGACCGCTTTCCAGCCTGTTCGATCCCTCGAAAGTGAAATCGATCGAGAGGATACCGAACAGAAGCGCGGTCGCCGCGATCGGTGGCCAGAGAATAAGGGTGTTCAACGAGCCACGAGAAATCTCAGACGACGAGGAAGTTGCACCGGTCACGAGGATTCCCATACCAAAGGTTTCACCGAAGCGACCACCGAGAAGGCTGAAGGAAGCCAAACAAACGCTGAAGAGTATTCTGAAGCGGGGGAAGGTGCTCGAGACACGTAGGAAGAACGTCCTGTTCAACGTCGACAATGTTATATTCGCGCCTGAAAAACCGTCCGAAGTAACGCGACTATCGTGGAGCAGAACCGGCAGGATCGCGAGCTGCGGCTCTCCCAGAGAGCAACCGAATAATGACGAGTCGGAGGAGGgtgaggaagaggaagaggaagaggaagaagaagaagaggaggaggagccAGTAACTGTATCATCGCACGAGCAAAGAGAAAAGTATAATTTCATCACCATTCCGAATATCAAGGATCCAAAGGTGGATAGAGTTCGACCGAAGGAACCTAGAATCTCGCAGCATGTGTGCCAAAATCCTATTAACCCTGTTGAAGGAATTAAGGTAGATAAATTCGTATCCTCTTGCGATGCGGAACGTGTTGCctcgaagaaaaaagagaacatCGAGGTACAACGGCGGAGCGAAGATATCGTTCCACGAAACTTCACTGATCAAACTGTTCACTCGTCGAGACGCGAGAACGCGAAGGAAgagaacgaagaaaggaaaaggataGAGGAGACGAACGAGATCAGAATGAAGAAAGACACCGAATCGCAGATCAAGATCGAGGAATGCAAGGATCGTATTCCAGGCATCGCCGTAGACGAAAAGGACCTGATATTAAAGTCTGAGG AAAACTCCAAAAAATCATCTTTATCACGCAGCCAAAGCGAACGATCGTTTAACAGACCAGAGGTATCAGCTGGCGATGTGCTTTTTATGGACACCATGCGCCTCAGCCTGTGTAGAAGAGTGAAAGAATCGTCGCCAGGTTCGAACGAGCAAACGATTCGACATAAAGATTCGATCGAATCTACGACAGCGACGATAAAAGATTCAGACTTGAAGGAAGAGACTGATTCGATTAAAATAGAATGTCAATCGGAATTATCAAATGCAAAAGAAATCGAAGAAGTTCCTGCTGAAAGTATAATTAAGCCAGAAATGGAACCTTCGATAGAAATTCAAAGGAATTTTGATGGGAACGGTGATCATTTCCGAGGAATGAGGCCAACAAGTTGGTCTCCTCCGCCTGGAAAACAGAAACATCGTTACAAAATCAGCGATTCTGATGCGAAACTGAAAATCGTGAATAATACTGAATCGGAACGAAGCAGTCCACTGTTGAAGACCACTTGGAGCACATCGAATTCCTACGGATCGTCGAAAATCGAGATCGGATCACCGACCATGGAAAACAACGTGTATAAAATCACAGTCAGTCCCCGAGCTTCGCCTCTTGTACATCGATTGCAGATAGGCCCAGGTACTAATGGGTCGAGAAGAACGTCGATTTTAATCAACGGTGACACAACGCCTACCGCTGAAACATCGCCGGACAACAAAGTGACCATCAGCGTCGGTGGAGAAGATAGCGTTTACAACCCCACGGTGATCTCGGTAAACTCGGAAAATTTGCCACGAATAAAGAGTTCTAGCGAAAATCGAACGCTTGTGATCTTAGACAACTACAAGTCAAATATCGTGGTCGAATCTGTCAAAGAGAACGacaaagaagatataaaatcaaAACCGTTAAATGCGACTGAATCGGAATCTATCGAACAAACCGAATATTCTCGAAGAAACAACGAAACCTCGTCCGAGAATAGAATAGCGTCAAGTGTCCTAGAAACGTCAAGGGACTCTGAGAAGCAAATGAGAtcaaatatcgaaagtaaaacTTCTGCCACAGAGAAGAGTGGTAAGTTTTACataacgaacgaacgagcgacACGAACGGAACAAACAACACAGCAAAAAGATGCGGAAAATTCGTCGAAACTTTTGGGACTGTCGAAAGAGGCACTGATCTCGAAACTGCTCGAGGATTCCCTAAGGAAGGCAAGAAAAAATGGAGAGATCCTCGACGAAGACAGCGGCGAAGCTATTTTGAAAATACTGAAGCAAAGTTTGCTGAAGAGCAAGGAGTACGAGAGTTCCGAGTCGACTCTCGAGGCAAATTACTCGAGAGCATCCAGCTTAAATTCGGATGGcgattttatttcaacgaatcTCTTCCTTGAGGAGAATCCCTATGAGGTAATCAAGGAGCCCATTTACGAGGAGATTCCCGACGAACCTCCGCCTCTGCCACTGAGTCCGCCACCCACGGAGGATTACATAAAAGACAGAATATATTTCGGTGACATCGATTACTATAGAAAAAGTAATTGCGATCAGTTCCTTGGGTCCTACTTGACAGACAATGTTTTCAAAAAATCCGAGGATGTTGCTGAAACGTATTTGTCGAAGAGTCCCGAGGACTTCTTCAAGAAAATATCTACGTCGCCGGAAGAAGAGAATATCTCAAGTAAATTCGAATTGCTTAATTACCTTATGGACTCGAAGGATCAAACAACATCCATCGAGGAGGAAGATGACGACGATGATGAGGACGAAGAAGATACGGAGGGAGATCTTGAAGCGCTGTATGAGCAAAAGGAGACCAGCCTCGGCGATCTTAGTTCGAAGAGTTCGCAGATATCCAACGTTTCCGATAGCAGTGAGGAATGCAATATTATATTGACCAGCTCATCGGAAACATCAAAA gtAAGAGCCGTAGATATAGAAAGAACTGATAGCGGAGTGGGATCAGAAAGCAGTCAAGCCAGCAGCACTCGGGGCGTGCCAAGACGTTGGAGGGCAGGAAATGTCTCTTCGGGACCAGGAAGTCTCCTCAGTGGAATCCCACAAGTGATTTCCGGTGATTCAAAGCACTGCGAGGACTGCGAACAACGTTTGGATCCTTTAATAACAGACAG TGGTGTAGTGTACGCCCCTTTCGTGTGTAGAAAATGCTCTAAAAAGAGAGTAGAGCGCAAAGAAATCATTACAGAGATTGTAGAGACTGAACAAAAGTACGGAAGAGATCTACAAATTATTCTCGAAGAATTTCACAGACCTATGCTAAGGGCTGGGCTTCTCACATCCGAACAGCTTGCAGCGATTTTCCTCAACGTAGAAGAACTTCTCGAACACAACCTTGTACTCGCAGAGAAATTAAAAGATGCCGTGGAATTTGCTCAG GAATCCGGGGATGAAGATCTTCTAACGGTAGATGTAGGAAAAATCTTCCTGGAATCTGAGCGGATGTTACATGCATTTGAAAGCTATTGTACCCGTCAAGGAAGCGCAAGcttattattacagaatttagagaaggaaaaagaactATTGCGAATTTTTCTAAAGGTTTCGCAAATGGAAAACACTGTTTTACGTAGAATGAATTTGAATTCCTTCCTAATG GTTCCCGTTCAAAGAGTAACGAAATATCCTCTCCTGTTGGCTCGATTACTGAAAGCTACGCCTTCTGTACGACCAGACATACAAGAAGCAAAGGAAAGACTAAAACAAGCTCAGGCTACCATAGAGTTACATTTGGAACATATGAATGCT GAAGCAAAGGATGTAACTTCGACAAAGCTTTGGAgaagaatttcaattattcagAATGGTAGACGACCTATTGGTGAACAGGATATGGTGAATATAAAATTAAGGAAG atGGCCGTAGAAGTATTAGAATGGGCTCACGAAGAAGCAAAATTCGTATTAGAAGGACGTCTTTTAGTTGCTCAGCCAACAGATAACAATTGGAGACGCGGACGTACTGTTAAGCTTGCTCCTGTAACTGCCATGTTGGTTACTAATGGCAAG CCAAATGCAGAGGACCTTGAATTTAACGACGATTCTCTATTTCCAAGACACATTGGTATCAAGGAAGCTACGTTATTGCTAGTTAAAGAAAAACTtggacgttattcattattgcGC GAACCGTTGTATCTGGATAAGTGTATAGTATGTTGTGAAACAGACCTTGAAGATTATTTCGAAATTCAAGAATTATCATCAAAggaaacttttatatttaag GCCGAAGATGGCGCCAGAACAAAGAGGTGGTGTAGGACGTTACAAACACACGCACAATCTCTTGGTGCATGGCGTAAACGTCGTGGAGCGCTGCCAAATATCATGATATGCGGTGTCGCGAGAAATTGA